A window from Primulina eburnea isolate SZY01 chromosome 2, ASM2296580v1, whole genome shotgun sequence encodes these proteins:
- the LOC140822764 gene encoding polynucleotide 3'-phosphatase ZDP-like isoform X4 — protein MELLNEFIEDDEEEELEQGNLKKQKFGYEDEGELEMSISTSDIKDGYKDAILLPKWKAFQTIIFLECDVGLDDSKKIAAFDFDGCLARTSVKRVGADAWSVMYPSKPEKLQNFYNDGYKLVIFTNESDIERWKNKRQVAVDSKLGRLENFIKLVKVAIQVFIACGLSHGVPEDPFRKPKPGMWIIMEKEFNSGLPVDTNQSFCVGDAAGRPDHHSDADIKFAQAIGLKFYVPEEYFINLD, from the exons ATGGAGCTTCTAAATGAGTTCATTGAAGATG ACGAAGAGGAAGAGTTGGAGCAAGGAAACTTGAAGAAACAAAAG TTTGGATATGAGGATGAGGGAGAGCTGGAGATGTCCATATCCACTTCTGATATCAAAGACGGGTACAAG GATGCTATATTATTGCCTAAATGGAAGGCATTCCAGACCATCATATTTCTTGAATGT GATGTTGGTCTTGATGATTCAAAAAAGATTGCAGCCTTTGATTTTGATGGGTGCCTTGCAAGGACATCTGTGAAAAG AGTGGGTGCCGATGCATGGTCTGTTATGTATCCTTCAAAACCTGAGAAACTTCAGAACTTTTATAATGATGGCTACAAGCTG GTTATTTTTACCAATGAGTCCGATATAGAGCGCTGGAAGAATAAGAGGCAGGTAGCTGTTGATTCCAAACTTGGACGACTTGAGAATTTCATTAAGCTTGTGAAGGTCGCCATTCAG GTTTTTATTGCTTGTGGTTTGAGTCATGGTGTACCAGAGGATCCCTTTCGTAAGCCAAAACCCGGGATGTGGATAATTATGGAGAAGGAATTCAATTCTGGCCTCCCAGTTGACACGAATCA ATCCTTTTGTGTGGGTGACGCGGCTGGAAGACCAGACCATCACAGTGATGCTGACATCAAATTTGCGCAG GCCATTGGACTAAAATTTTACGTTCCTGAGGAGTACTTCATCAATTTGGACTAG
- the LOC140822764 gene encoding polynucleotide 3'-phosphatase ZDP-like isoform X3, whose protein sequence is MSSLKMVCVTDEEEELEQGNLKKQKFGYEDEGELEMSISTSDIKDGYKDAILLPKWKAFQTIIFLECDVGLDDSKKIAAFDFDGCLARTSVKRVGADAWSVMYPSKPEKLQNFYNDGYKLVIFTNESDIERWKNKRQVAVDSKLGRLENFIKLVKVAIQVFIACGLSHGVPEDPFRKPKPGMWIIMEKEFNSGLPVDTNQSFCVGDAAGRPDHHSDADIKFAQAIGLKFYVPEEYFINLD, encoded by the exons ATGAGTTCATTGAAGATG GTTTGTGTCACAGACGAAGAGGAAGAGTTGGAGCAAGGAAACTTGAAGAAACAAAAG TTTGGATATGAGGATGAGGGAGAGCTGGAGATGTCCATATCCACTTCTGATATCAAAGACGGGTACAAG GATGCTATATTATTGCCTAAATGGAAGGCATTCCAGACCATCATATTTCTTGAATGT GATGTTGGTCTTGATGATTCAAAAAAGATTGCAGCCTTTGATTTTGATGGGTGCCTTGCAAGGACATCTGTGAAAAG AGTGGGTGCCGATGCATGGTCTGTTATGTATCCTTCAAAACCTGAGAAACTTCAGAACTTTTATAATGATGGCTACAAGCTG GTTATTTTTACCAATGAGTCCGATATAGAGCGCTGGAAGAATAAGAGGCAGGTAGCTGTTGATTCCAAACTTGGACGACTTGAGAATTTCATTAAGCTTGTGAAGGTCGCCATTCAG GTTTTTATTGCTTGTGGTTTGAGTCATGGTGTACCAGAGGATCCCTTTCGTAAGCCAAAACCCGGGATGTGGATAATTATGGAGAAGGAATTCAATTCTGGCCTCCCAGTTGACACGAATCA ATCCTTTTGTGTGGGTGACGCGGCTGGAAGACCAGACCATCACAGTGATGCTGACATCAAATTTGCGCAG GCCATTGGACTAAAATTTTACGTTCCTGAGGAGTACTTCATCAATTTGGACTAG
- the LOC140822764 gene encoding polynucleotide 3'-phosphatase ZDP-like isoform X5 gives MSISTSDIKDGYKDAILLPKWKAFQTIIFLECDVGLDDSKKIAAFDFDGCLARTSVKRVGADAWSVMYPSKPEKLQNFYNDGYKLVIFTNESDIERWKNKRQVAVDSKLGRLENFIKLVKVAIQVFIACGLSHGVPEDPFRKPKPGMWIIMEKEFNSGLPVDTNQSFCVGDAAGRPDHHSDADIKFAQAIGLKFYVPEEYFINLD, from the exons ATGTCCATATCCACTTCTGATATCAAAGACGGGTACAAG GATGCTATATTATTGCCTAAATGGAAGGCATTCCAGACCATCATATTTCTTGAATGT GATGTTGGTCTTGATGATTCAAAAAAGATTGCAGCCTTTGATTTTGATGGGTGCCTTGCAAGGACATCTGTGAAAAG AGTGGGTGCCGATGCATGGTCTGTTATGTATCCTTCAAAACCTGAGAAACTTCAGAACTTTTATAATGATGGCTACAAGCTG GTTATTTTTACCAATGAGTCCGATATAGAGCGCTGGAAGAATAAGAGGCAGGTAGCTGTTGATTCCAAACTTGGACGACTTGAGAATTTCATTAAGCTTGTGAAGGTCGCCATTCAG GTTTTTATTGCTTGTGGTTTGAGTCATGGTGTACCAGAGGATCCCTTTCGTAAGCCAAAACCCGGGATGTGGATAATTATGGAGAAGGAATTCAATTCTGGCCTCCCAGTTGACACGAATCA ATCCTTTTGTGTGGGTGACGCGGCTGGAAGACCAGACCATCACAGTGATGCTGACATCAAATTTGCGCAG GCCATTGGACTAAAATTTTACGTTCCTGAGGAGTACTTCATCAATTTGGACTAG